ATTTTGGGTGTGGATATGAAACAGATGATGGAAGGCGAAATTACATCAAACAAGCCGGACAGCGGAAACATTGACAAAGTACGTTTTTATGTTTGTCCTACTTGCGGCAATATTCTGGTCAGCACAGGAAGTGCCTCTATTTTCTGCTGTGGGAGAAAACTGGAACGTCTACTGCCTAAAGATGTATCGGATGCAATTAAAATTACAGTTGAGGAAATTGATATGGACTATTTTATAACCTTTGACCATCCGATGACCAAAGAACATTATATTTCTTTTGTAGCTTATGTAAAGACCGATAGAGTATTTCTGAACCGTTTGTATCCGGAACAAAGCCCCACTTGCAGGATTC
The genomic region above belongs to Defluviitalea saccharophila and contains:
- a CDS encoding helix-turn-helix domain-containing protein, producing the protein MDCVKIGQLIAKLRKEKKLTQKNIADALGIQSKTVSKWECGLGCPDLSLWPELSTILGVDMKQMMEGEITSNKPDSGNIDKVRFYVCPTCGNILVSTGSASIFCCGRKLERLLPKDVSDAIKITVEEIDMDYFITFDHPMTKEHYISFVAYVKTDRVFLNRLYPEQSPTCRIPMNKGGKFYVYCNQHGLVVYSDQALNQAVKR